From Mycteria americana isolate JAX WOST 10 ecotype Jacksonville Zoo and Gardens chromosome 4, USCA_MyAme_1.0, whole genome shotgun sequence, one genomic window encodes:
- the RHOH gene encoding rho-related GTP-binding protein RhoH: MLDSVKCVLVGDSAVGKTSLLVRFTSETFPDDYRPTVYENTGVDVFMDGVQISLGLWDTSGSDAFKSIRPLSYQQADVVLMCYSVANHNSFLNLRNKWIGEIRSHLPRIPVLVVATQTDQRDTGPYRSSCISPIDGKRLAQDVRAKGYLECSALNNRGVQQVFEYAVRTAVNQAKRQNRRKLFSINECKIF, encoded by the coding sequence ATGCTGGATTCAGTCAAGTGTGTCCTGGTGGGAGACTCTGCGGTGGGGAAAACATCTCTCTTGGTACGTTTCACCTCTGAGACTTTTCCAGATGACTATAGACCCACCGTATATGAAAATACCGGAGTGGACGTCTTCATGGATGGTGTACAGATTAGCCTAGGTCTTTGGGACACGTCTGGCAGCGATGCCTTCAAAAGCATTCGCCCCCTCTCATACCAACAGGCAGATGTGGTATTAATGTGCTACTCGGTGGCAAACCACAATTCCTTTCTGAACCTGAGGAACAAATGGATCGGTGAGATCCGCAGCCATTTGCCCCGCATCCCCGTTTTGGTAGTGGCTACTCAGACTGACCAGCGCGACACGGGGCCCTACCGTTCGTCTTGCATCAGCCCGATAGACGGGAAACGGCTCGCCCAGGACGTGCGAGCCAAAGGCTATTTGGAGTGCTCTGCCCTCAACAACCGAGGGGTGCAGCAGGTGTTTGAGTACGCCGTGCGGACAGCAGTCAATCAAGCCAAAAGGCAGAACAGGAGGAAACTCTTCTCCATTAATGAATGCAAGATCTTTTGA
- the CHRNA9 gene encoding neuronal acetylcholine receptor subunit alpha-9, whose translation MKRNSLSSFSICLWLLFTAVMPQAVESAKGKYAHMLFNELFEDYSNALRPVEDTDKVLNVTLQITLSQIKDMDERNQILSAYLWIRQSWYDAYLKWDKDKYDGLDSIRIPSNLVWRPDIVLYNKADDDFSEPVNTNVVLRYDGKITWDAPAITKSSCVVDVSYFPFDSQQCNLTFGSWTYNGNQVDIINSLDSGDLSDFVEDVEWEIHGMPAVKNVITYGCCSEPYPDVTFTLILKRKSSFYIFNLLLPCILISFLAPLGFYLPADSGEKVSLGVTVLLALTVFQLMVAEIMPPSENVPLIGKYYIATMTMITASTALTIIIMNLHHCGSEAKPVPQWARVVILDYMSKIFFVYDVGENCRSPKREKEEERKLEGDDGCQRRHKELRSHLSNRNDDCHLKEKLNGNLNKSYGVHGENVRETVNCCSCYKMLIKNIDYIANCIRDHKANRAKGIEWKKVAKVMDRFFMWIFFIMVFFMSVLIIGKAA comes from the exons atgaagagaaatagccTGTCCTCCTTTTCCATCTGTCTCTGGTTGCTGTTTACAGCAGTGATGCCTCAAG CTGTAGAATCAGCCAAAGGAAAATATGCTCACATGCTGTTTAATGAACTGTTTGAAGACTACTCAAATGCTCTAAGACCAGTGGAAGACACAGATAAAGTACTGAATGTCACCCTTCAGATCACATTGTCCCAAATTAAAGACATG GACGAAAGGAACCAAATTTTGTCAGCTTACTTATGGATTCGACAAAGCTGGTATGATGCATACCTCAAATGGGACAAAGATAAATATGATGGGCTGGATTCAATCAGGATTCCAAGCAATTTGGTTTGGAGACCAGATATTGTCCTATATAACAA gGCCGATGATGATTTTTCAGAACCAGTGAATACTAATGTTGTGTTGAGATATGATGGAAAAATCACTTGGGATGCACCTGCTATCACAAAGAGTTCATGTGTAGTGGATgtatcttattttccttttgacagTCAGCAGTGCAATCTTACATTTGGGTCCTGGACCTATAATGGTAATCAGGTAGACATCATCAATTCTCTTGATAGTGGTGACCTCTCTGACTTTGTAGAAGATGTGGAATGGGAGATTCATGGTATGCCAGCGGTTAAGAATGTCATCACTTATGGCTGCTGCTCTGAGCCTTATCCAGATGTGACCTTCACACTGATTTTGAAAAGGAAGTCTTCATTCTACATATTTAATCTGTTGCTGCCTTGCATTTTGATCTCTTTCCTGGCCCCACTGGGATTCTATCTCCCTGCAGACTCTGGGGAAAAAGTGTCTCTTGGTGTTACGGTTCTTCTTGCTCTGACCGTGTTCCAGCTGATGGTTGCAGAGATCATGCCTCCCTCTGAAAACGTACCTTTGATAG GAAAGTATTACATAGCAACTATGACCATGATCACAGCTTCCACTGCACTGACGATTATTATAATGAATCTCCATCACTGTGGCTCAGAAGCAAAGCCTGTTCCACAATGGGCCAGGGTGGTTATTTTGGACTACATgtcaaaaatcttttttgtttatgATGTGGGTGAAAATTGCAGAAGTccaaaaagagagaaggaagaagaacgTAAGTTAGAGGGAGATGATGGGTGTCAGAGGAGGCACAAAGAGCTAAGGAGTCACCTTTCCAATAGGAATGATGACTGTCATCTCAAGGAGAAGCTCAATGGAAATTTGAATAAAAGCTATGGAGTTCATGGTGAAAATGTTAGGGAGACTGTTAACTGCTGTTCCTGTTACAAAATGCTGATTAAAAATATCGACTATATTGCTAATTGTATTAGAGACCATAAAGCAAACCGGGCCAAAGGAATTGAGTGGAAAAAAGTTGCAAAAGTGATGGACAGGTTTTTCATGTGGATTTTCTTTATCATGGTGTTTTTTATGAGCGTGCTGATCATTGGGAAAGCAGCTTAA